A section of the Pseudomonas sp. Q1-7 genome encodes:
- a CDS encoding PA4642 family protein — translation MRKDKKQVIGEEISDDSIKLFLDVEPADSTPPSLHKLIKAYRGLRIDDFERFVGFFVEAGYDLNATDEQGNDFIALIQDQRMAEPYIEVIKAARG, via the coding sequence ATGCGTAAAGACAAGAAGCAGGTGATAGGCGAAGAAATCTCCGATGACTCGATCAAGCTGTTCCTCGACGTCGAGCCGGCCGACTCCACCCCGCCTTCGCTGCACAAGCTGATCAAGGCCTACCGTGGCCTGCGCATCGACGACTTCGAGCGCTTCGTCGGCTTCTTCGTCGAGGCCGGCTACGACCTCAATGCCACGGATGAGCAGGGCAACGACTTCATCGCCCTGATCCAGGACCAGCGCATGGCCGAGCCTTACATCGAGGTGATCAAAGCCGCCCG